The following coding sequences are from one SAR324 cluster bacterium window:
- a CDS encoding SDR family NAD(P)-dependent oxidoreductase translates to MTHPAFQPNAVAVITGGASGIGLATAQRLATMGLRLVIVDVREALLEPAAEQLRQMGAPEVMASSTDVSDREALVELEALVAESFGGTDILMNNAGIQPGSTLLDDSENWLHILRVNLGGIVYGTQVFLPRMIERARPGLVINTGSKQGITTPPGDPAYNVSKSAVKTFTEALAHELRNTEGHHLTTHLLIPGFVFTDLTRGTRTAKPAGAWTPEQTAEFLFQSLEHGDFYILCPDNDVSRELDEKRMAWAIGDIIENRPPLSRWHPDYTEAFNLYVERS, encoded by the coding sequence ATGACTCATCCAGCTTTTCAGCCCAACGCCGTTGCCGTTATCACTGGAGGTGCTTCAGGCATCGGCCTAGCCACCGCCCAACGCCTAGCCACTATGGGTCTGCGCTTGGTAATTGTTGACGTCCGTGAAGCATTGCTGGAACCAGCAGCCGAACAGCTTCGCCAAATGGGAGCACCAGAAGTAATGGCTAGCTCTACAGATGTTTCCGACAGAGAGGCCTTGGTCGAACTGGAAGCACTGGTTGCAGAGAGCTTTGGGGGTACTGACATCCTAATGAACAACGCAGGTATCCAACCGGGGAGTACACTGTTGGATGACTCGGAGAACTGGCTTCACATCCTGAGAGTGAACTTGGGTGGGATCGTCTATGGCACTCAGGTCTTTCTCCCACGCATGATCGAACGAGCACGACCAGGATTGGTCATCAACACAGGCTCCAAGCAGGGCATCACGACTCCTCCTGGAGATCCGGCCTACAACGTCTCCAAGAGCGCGGTCAAGACCTTCACCGAAGCCCTGGCTCACGAACTACGCAATACTGAAGGGCATCATCTGACCACTCACCTATTGATTCCAGGCTTTGTTTTCACGGACCTGACACGAGGTACTCGCACAGCAAAGCCTGCTGGTGCCTGGACCCCTGAACAGACAGCAGAGTTCCTATTTCAAAGCTTGGAACATGGAGATTTCTACATCCTCTGTCCGGACAATGACGTCTCACGCGAACTGGATGAAAAGCGGATGGCCTGGGCAATTGGAGACATCATCGAAAACCGCCCACCTCTTTCCAGATGGCATCCTGATTATACAGAAGCCTTCAATCTCT